Proteins encoded within one genomic window of Granulicella pectinivorans:
- a CDS encoding helix-turn-helix domain-containing protein, with amino-acid sequence MRDYYAGVLSKLISARQEAGLTQREVSLKLGMAHSYLNKCESGERAIDVAELWAICKIYKKPMSFFAPDEL; translated from the coding sequence ATGAGAGATTACTATGCCGGAGTCTTGTCTAAACTAATTTCTGCGCGGCAAGAGGCCGGCCTGACACAGCGGGAAGTTTCCCTCAAGTTAGGTATGGCACATTCCTACCTGAACAAGTGCGAATCCGGGGAGCGAGCAATCGATGTGGCAGAACTCTGGGCTATCTGCAAAATCTATAAGAAGCCAATGAGCTTCTTCGCACCCGACGAGCTTTGA
- a CDS encoding LysR family transcriptional regulator, with product MQQRFKTRHLEAVITLAEEMHFGRAAERVGLSQSGLSRCIQSAEREANAKLFARDRRSIEITDAGRSYVEHARISLAHGERAIRSARETKDRAGHFLEIGKSPDVDPVLVEVLYSIRLPLYSDLEISIHSEPSSDLAHGLMSADLDVALITQPERNAKLTMTKLAETPLHVVLPREHSLASKSAIKLADLRDERWIIYQQRTHPLLYERIMKLMRDEHIHPKHIDRILYPDEAEHLLMASRGVALLTKAGALKLDGKRLVAKPLEEEALCLDEWIAARGDDNSRLVSEFVRASVTRSTIVLQPSQMILPIEKNGSPSATCSSS from the coding sequence ATGCAGCAAAGGTTCAAAACAAGGCATTTGGAAGCGGTTATCACTTTGGCCGAGGAGATGCACTTCGGCCGCGCGGCTGAGCGAGTCGGCTTGTCTCAATCGGGCCTCTCCCGGTGCATTCAGAGCGCAGAACGCGAGGCGAACGCCAAGCTATTCGCGCGTGATCGACGTTCAATCGAAATCACAGACGCCGGCCGATCCTACGTGGAACACGCACGTATCTCTCTCGCGCATGGGGAAAGGGCAATTCGGTCGGCTAGAGAGACGAAGGACAGGGCCGGGCATTTTCTGGAGATCGGAAAGTCACCGGACGTGGACCCCGTCCTTGTAGAAGTTCTCTACTCCATCAGATTGCCCCTGTACTCTGACCTCGAAATCAGCATCCACAGTGAGCCGTCGTCCGATCTGGCACACGGGCTGATGAGCGCTGACCTTGATGTAGCGCTCATCACGCAGCCTGAGCGAAACGCAAAACTGACGATGACCAAGCTGGCGGAAACGCCGCTTCACGTAGTTCTGCCAAGAGAACACAGCCTCGCATCAAAGAGCGCAATCAAGCTGGCAGACCTTCGTGACGAGCGCTGGATCATCTACCAGCAGCGGACACATCCGTTGCTTTACGAGAGGATTATGAAACTGATGCGGGATGAGCATATCCATCCGAAGCATATTGACCGGATACTCTACCCGGACGAGGCGGAGCACTTGCTGATGGCTAGCCGTGGAGTTGCGCTACTGACCAAGGCGGGTGCCCTAAAACTCGATGGAAAGCGGCTTGTCGCCAAACCTCTGGAGGAGGAGGCGCTGTGCCTGGACGAGTGGATCGCTGCGCGCGGGGACGATAATTCAAGACTTGTTAGCGAGTTTGTTCGCGCATCTGTCACCCGTTCGACAATCGTCCTGCAACCATCGCAAATGATCCTGCCGATCGAGAAGAACGGCTCGCCGTCCGCAACGTGCTCATCGTCGTAG
- a CDS encoding helix-turn-helix domain-containing protein, which translates to MFDEKKPPTSERLLPIVGRAGVEALLDSHAAAALLGVHPRTLQRMVLRGQITGVQVGKLWRFRASAIDHWIDQKQAG; encoded by the coding sequence ATGTTCGACGAGAAAAAACCACCCACATCTGAGCGTCTGCTCCCCATCGTTGGCCGGGCCGGCGTGGAAGCCCTACTGGATAGTCATGCCGCAGCAGCCCTGCTCGGAGTTCATCCCCGCACCCTTCAGCGCATGGTGCTTCGGGGCCAAATCACAGGCGTCCAGGTGGGCAAGCTTTGGCGCTTCCGGGCCTCCGCAATCGACCATTGGATCGACCAGAAGCAAGCTGGCTAA
- a CDS encoding tyrosine-type recombinase/integrase gives MGSVEKYGTKALAQRAVEALLLKLNSETPQQSMAVVTFGAICDRYLEEELPERYSTAKSYRSNIKNYLRPRWGDYLLEKIRPMAVEDWLKNLSMAPKSKAHIRSVMHLMFECATRWELFNERRNPIALVRVKGGSKRRQRPTSLTVEEFELIVATLQEPWRTMVQIAQCLGLRVSEIAALQWDDFDFDKNQLLVQRSFVNGRVDDVKTEYSQDYVPLHPSLTEIVLKWSTQAVATEEGWVFANPRTNRPYYPTEIQKRHLRPSGCCVVACPTCGAAPGVWCNQDQKTGNGVRMLLHETRVKNSGKYGGIGWHTFRHTYRSWLDETGAPMKVQQELMRHASIQTTMNVYGQAMSSSKREANGKVVEMVLKPLKASA, from the coding sequence GTGGGCTCGGTCGAGAAGTACGGTACCAAAGCTCTCGCACAAAGGGCGGTTGAAGCTCTTCTCCTAAAACTCAACTCTGAAACTCCACAGCAGTCCATGGCCGTGGTGACGTTCGGCGCGATATGCGACCGCTACCTTGAGGAAGAACTGCCAGAACGGTATTCGACGGCGAAGTCTTACCGCTCGAATATCAAGAACTACCTCAGGCCTAGATGGGGCGATTATCTGCTCGAAAAGATCCGGCCAATGGCGGTCGAGGATTGGTTGAAGAACCTTTCTATGGCTCCGAAGTCGAAGGCCCACATCCGTAGCGTGATGCACCTGATGTTCGAGTGCGCCACGCGGTGGGAACTCTTCAACGAGCGCCGAAACCCGATTGCGTTGGTTCGCGTGAAAGGTGGCAGCAAGCGCCGGCAACGTCCGACTTCGCTTACTGTGGAGGAGTTCGAACTCATCGTTGCGACACTGCAAGAGCCGTGGCGCACGATGGTACAGATAGCCCAATGTCTCGGTCTTCGCGTAAGCGAGATCGCGGCGCTTCAATGGGACGACTTCGATTTCGACAAAAACCAGCTTCTCGTTCAGCGTAGCTTTGTGAACGGCAGGGTGGATGACGTCAAGACCGAATACTCCCAGGACTACGTTCCTCTGCATCCGTCCTTGACCGAGATCGTTCTCAAGTGGAGCACGCAAGCTGTGGCCACGGAAGAAGGCTGGGTCTTTGCTAACCCGAGAACGAACCGGCCCTACTATCCCACCGAGATCCAGAAGCGGCATCTTCGCCCCTCGGGTTGCTGTGTGGTGGCATGTCCGACCTGCGGGGCAGCACCTGGTGTCTGGTGTAACCAGGATCAGAAAACCGGAAACGGCGTTCGTATGCTTTTGCACGAAACGCGCGTGAAGAACTCCGGCAAGTACGGGGGCATCGGCTGGCACACGTTCCGCCACACGTATCGTTCGTGGCTGGACGAGACCGGAGCTCCGATGAAGGTGCAGCAGGAGCTGATGCGACACGCTTCCATCCAGACGACGATGAACGTCTATGGACAGGCAATGTCGTCATCGAAGCGGGAAGCGAATGGGAAGGTGGTAGAGATGGTGCTCAAGCCGTTGAAAGCGAGCGCCTAA
- a CDS encoding BON domain-containing protein, producing MKLESCFSRFVSPMVLAGVLSFSAAGSAQKAVPDAQIEAGVLKALASAPELATQGINTTTVYGTVTLSGSVQTEAQRQKAEQLAANAPNVKKVVDELTLGGSTTPVSTAQNQQDPGDGRVLLSDGTYAPADNSQQPNAQQNPQMGQATPGQPGDDNVPPPNGPDTDPYGRPLNQQGNGQQANGQQNTAQEPPNTTPQPGYGYPNGQPQYPPQTQAAGQYPPPARAPYNGPYGAPPPQQNGYNQQAPGYGQVGGQTVTIPSGTVLQVRVNQHLSSRDIKAGTPFQAIIVHDIVAGGQIAIPRGASVQGVVVDATSSGTLKGRGELGLQLNQISLGGQTFPITSDIFTAHGGDKTLQTVNSTVGLGALGAIFGAVAGGGAGAAIGAGVGGAVGLGASAASGRGDVFIPSEAVLNFRIVQPASVVTVSQAELQRLGYGVPAGGPLMVRRYPPPGYYYPAPVYYYPRGYYRPYYPY from the coding sequence ATGAAGCTCGAAAGTTGTTTTTCCCGGTTTGTTTCTCCCATGGTTCTTGCCGGAGTCCTTTCGTTCAGCGCTGCCGGCTCCGCGCAGAAGGCGGTTCCAGACGCGCAGATTGAGGCAGGCGTACTCAAAGCCCTCGCTTCGGCACCAGAACTCGCCACACAAGGAATCAACACAACGACGGTTTACGGTACCGTTACGCTGAGCGGTTCCGTCCAGACCGAAGCCCAGCGCCAGAAGGCCGAGCAACTTGCTGCTAACGCCCCAAACGTAAAGAAAGTGGTCGATGAACTGACCCTCGGTGGCAGCACAACGCCGGTCTCGACCGCGCAGAATCAGCAGGATCCGGGTGATGGTCGCGTTCTTCTCTCGGACGGCACTTACGCCCCCGCAGACAACAGTCAGCAGCCGAACGCCCAACAGAATCCGCAGATGGGGCAGGCAACTCCCGGTCAGCCCGGTGACGACAACGTCCCACCGCCGAACGGCCCCGATACCGATCCCTATGGCCGTCCCTTGAACCAGCAGGGAAATGGTCAACAGGCGAACGGCCAGCAGAATACCGCGCAAGAGCCGCCCAACACGACCCCGCAGCCCGGGTACGGCTACCCGAACGGCCAACCGCAGTACCCGCCTCAGACGCAGGCGGCCGGACAGTATCCGCCACCGGCCCGGGCTCCTTATAACGGCCCCTACGGTGCTCCTCCGCCGCAGCAGAACGGCTACAACCAGCAGGCGCCGGGCTACGGACAGGTCGGCGGCCAGACAGTCACAATACCGAGCGGTACGGTGCTGCAGGTTCGTGTGAACCAGCACCTCAGCTCGCGTGACATCAAGGCCGGAACGCCATTCCAGGCCATCATTGTCCACGACATCGTCGCCGGTGGCCAGATCGCGATCCCCCGCGGAGCCAGCGTGCAGGGCGTAGTCGTTGACGCGACCAGCTCCGGAACGCTCAAGGGACGTGGCGAACTTGGCCTTCAACTCAACCAGATTAGCCTGGGTGGTCAGACCTTTCCCATCACCTCCGACATCTTCACCGCCCACGGCGGCGACAAAACCCTCCAGACAGTCAATTCGACGGTGGGTCTTGGCGCACTTGGAGCCATCTTCGGGGCAGTTGCCGGAGGGGGAGCGGGTGCTGCCATCGGTGCCGGTGTTGGCGGTGCGGTTGGTTTGGGCGCTTCAGCTGCCTCGGGCCGGGGCGACGTCTTTATTCCCTCTGAAGCCGTGCTGAACTTCCGCATTGTGCAGCCTGCCTCGGTCGTCACGGTCTCGCAAGCCGAGCTGCAGCGTCTTGGATATGGCGTTCCAGCAGGTGGCCCGCTGATGGTGCGTCGCTACCCTCCTCCTGGCTATTACTATCCTGCTCCGGTGTACTACTATCCCCGCGGCTACTATCGTCCGTATTACCCGTACTAG
- a CDS encoding peptidylprolyl isomerase encodes MIRILQQDNRYTKIVFAVIIGFAVVTMVITLVPGIFDNVGSGAGSDVYATVHDPNPLGRITSESVPVKQSEVTALAQRQLTQQRLPPFLLPYMEQRAGQILVQRAILKREADRLNLQVSDADLARELKTGPFAQYIFPNGEYIGDDKYMSFVQTAFGTTRSDFESKVKDDMELTRLQALITGGVTVSDNAVREAYKQQGTKVKFDYAVISAEDLAKGINPSESDLQDFFKKNAARYATAVPETRKIAYFTFDASNLPGGKPQVTDADLQTYYNAHKDQFQVKEQVKVRHILIAAPAGDAAKDAAAKAKAADILKQIKAGGNFAELAAKNSDDPGSKAQGGELGWLDRGKTVPEFDKTAFDLQPGQTSDLVKTQFGYHIIQTEEKKTAHLRTLDEVKAEITPIVEQTKFGAAEQAFAKQLSDEAAKNGLDKTAAAHNLHAGTTDFVAKDGVIPALADSSALLTAAFTAPKGAAPQSTATGDGFAIFQVTDVKPAHAPEFAAYHDKLVADFKEQQAPQLLNQQLAKLDDRAKVLNDLRKAAAEMNIPVKSSDLVGRDGQVPDVGSMAGQGSVAFSLDKGAISAPINEGRVGIVLTVTDKQEPSTDDIAKNFAATKDQLLNDQHEEIFKVYLGNLTDTYEKKGAVKYTKKQPAPGASPFGS; translated from the coding sequence ATGATACGCATTCTGCAGCAGGACAACCGTTACACCAAGATCGTCTTCGCCGTCATCATTGGCTTTGCTGTGGTCACCATGGTGATCACCCTCGTTCCAGGCATCTTCGATAACGTCGGCTCTGGTGCCGGCAGCGATGTCTACGCGACGGTTCACGATCCGAATCCGCTTGGCCGTATCACCTCCGAGTCCGTCCCCGTCAAACAGTCTGAAGTCACCGCGCTCGCCCAGCGCCAGCTCACGCAGCAGCGCCTTCCGCCGTTCCTCCTGCCGTACATGGAGCAGCGCGCCGGCCAGATCCTCGTGCAGCGCGCCATCCTGAAGCGCGAGGCCGACCGCCTCAACCTCCAGGTGTCGGACGCCGACCTCGCCCGCGAACTGAAGACCGGGCCCTTCGCCCAGTACATCTTCCCGAACGGCGAGTACATCGGCGACGACAAGTACATGTCCTTCGTCCAGACCGCGTTCGGCACGACTCGTTCGGATTTTGAGTCCAAGGTGAAAGACGACATGGAGCTGACGCGTCTTCAGGCGCTCATCACCGGTGGCGTCACCGTCTCCGATAACGCTGTCCGTGAGGCTTACAAGCAGCAGGGTACCAAGGTGAAGTTCGACTACGCTGTCATCTCGGCGGAAGACCTCGCCAAGGGGATCAACCCGTCCGAGTCCGACCTGCAGGACTTCTTCAAGAAGAACGCCGCCCGTTACGCGACCGCAGTTCCTGAGACCCGCAAGATCGCCTACTTTACCTTTGATGCCTCGAACCTCCCGGGCGGCAAGCCTCAGGTGACCGATGCCGACCTGCAGACCTACTACAACGCCCACAAGGACCAGTTTCAGGTCAAGGAGCAGGTCAAGGTTCGCCACATCCTCATCGCCGCACCTGCGGGCGACGCTGCCAAGGACGCTGCGGCCAAGGCCAAGGCAGCCGACATCTTGAAGCAGATCAAGGCCGGCGGCAACTTCGCTGAGCTCGCGGCCAAGAACTCGGATGACCCGGGATCGAAGGCACAGGGCGGGGAACTTGGCTGGCTCGATCGCGGCAAGACTGTTCCCGAATTCGATAAGACTGCCTTCGATCTCCAGCCGGGACAGACTTCGGACCTGGTCAAAACGCAGTTTGGCTACCACATCATCCAGACCGAAGAGAAGAAGACCGCGCACCTCCGCACGCTGGACGAAGTCAAGGCAGAGATCACTCCGATCGTCGAGCAGACGAAGTTCGGCGCAGCCGAGCAGGCCTTTGCGAAACAGCTCTCCGACGAAGCCGCCAAGAACGGCCTCGACAAGACCGCTGCCGCGCACAACCTGCACGCCGGTACGACCGACTTCGTTGCGAAGGACGGCGTGATTCCGGCGCTTGCTGATTCGAGCGCGCTCCTCACCGCAGCCTTCACCGCCCCCAAGGGAGCAGCACCCCAGTCGACCGCTACCGGCGACGGCTTTGCGATCTTCCAGGTCACCGACGTCAAGCCGGCACACGCGCCTGAGTTTGCCGCCTACCACGACAAGTTGGTGGCAGACTTCAAGGAGCAGCAGGCTCCGCAGCTCCTCAACCAGCAGCTTGCCAAGCTCGATGACCGTGCGAAGGTTCTCAACGACTTGCGCAAGGCCGCTGCCGAAATGAATATCCCGGTCAAGAGCTCGGATCTGGTTGGCCGCGATGGTCAGGTGCCGGATGTTGGCTCCATGGCCGGTCAGGGGTCGGTTGCGTTCTCGCTCGATAAGGGGGCAATCTCGGCACCCATCAATGAGGGCCGCGTCGGTATCGTGCTCACGGTTACGGATAAGCAGGAACCCTCTACCGACGACATCGCCAAGAACTTCGCCGCTACCAAGGACCAGCTTCTCAACGATCAGCACGAGGAGATCTTCAAGGTTTACCTCGGCAACCTGACCGATACCTACGAGAAGAAGGGTGCGGTCAAATACACGAAGAAGCAGCCTGCGCCCGGTGCGAGTCCGTTCGGTAGCTAA
- the malQ gene encoding 4-alpha-glucanotransferase, producing MPMASMERQSGVLLHVTSLPSHGGVGDFGPAAYAFVDFLAAAKQRTWQVLPLSPTGYGSSPYSALSAFAGNPILISLERLAQDGWVAWEKLNDLPGAEGHCDYAGAFEKKLPLIEEAAGRFLDGASDDARARFHKFCQDNVSWLPDYAMFNVLRREYNYASWNEWPLEYVQRKQDALTKLLTDRSHELAIEQVIQFFFSEQWCALRAYCAERKIQIMGDVAIFVNYDSADVWTNPDIFELDEQRNPIRVSGVPPDYFSATGQRWGNPLYKWGTLRERGFDWWVARIRRSLTLYDIIRLDHFRGFEAFWSIDAKEETAMNGVWIKAPGQELFMRLKEVFGDLPFIAEDLGVITPEVDELRERFGMPGMRILQFGFAERGGHMYLPHRYVPNTVAYTGTHDNNTTLGWWLDDASETERNNAQAYLQHINHPAEIVWAAIRAAARSVANLCIFPLQDILHLGSEARMNTPAAPIGNWAWRYAPNALHPDFAIQLAALMEMTDRDDYVMPRENPADSGKPTEEAHLRVEAGTTV from the coding sequence ATGCCAATGGCTAGCATGGAGCGTCAATCGGGTGTTTTGTTACACGTTACGTCGCTTCCCTCACACGGCGGAGTAGGCGACTTCGGACCTGCAGCGTACGCCTTTGTCGACTTTCTCGCAGCCGCCAAACAGCGTACCTGGCAGGTGCTTCCACTGAGCCCCACTGGCTACGGCTCTTCGCCCTATTCGGCTTTGTCAGCCTTTGCTGGGAATCCCATTCTCATCTCGCTTGAGCGCCTCGCGCAGGACGGATGGGTGGCGTGGGAGAAACTCAACGACCTACCCGGAGCCGAAGGCCACTGTGACTACGCCGGCGCCTTCGAAAAGAAACTCCCGCTCATCGAGGAGGCCGCAGGCCGCTTCCTCGATGGAGCCTCCGACGATGCACGCGCTCGTTTCCACAAGTTCTGCCAGGACAATGTTTCCTGGCTACCCGATTACGCGATGTTCAACGTGCTGCGCCGCGAGTACAACTACGCCAGTTGGAATGAGTGGCCGCTTGAATATGTGCAGCGTAAACAGGACGCTCTGACCAAACTCCTCACCGACCGCAGTCACGAACTCGCCATCGAACAGGTGATTCAGTTCTTCTTCTCCGAGCAGTGGTGCGCGCTGCGTGCCTACTGTGCGGAGCGCAAGATCCAGATCATGGGCGACGTCGCTATCTTTGTGAACTACGACTCGGCAGACGTCTGGACCAACCCGGATATCTTCGAACTCGATGAGCAGCGCAACCCTATCCGCGTGTCGGGGGTGCCCCCGGACTATTTTTCAGCGACCGGTCAACGGTGGGGCAATCCGCTCTACAAATGGGGCACCTTGCGTGAGCGTGGATTCGATTGGTGGGTAGCTCGTATCCGTCGATCACTGACCCTCTACGACATCATTCGCCTCGATCACTTCCGCGGCTTCGAGGCGTTCTGGTCCATCGACGCGAAGGAGGAGACGGCCATGAACGGCGTCTGGATCAAGGCGCCAGGGCAGGAGCTTTTCATGCGGCTGAAGGAAGTCTTCGGCGACCTCCCCTTCATTGCGGAAGATCTCGGCGTCATCACGCCCGAGGTGGACGAGCTTCGCGAGCGCTTCGGCATGCCCGGCATGCGCATTCTGCAGTTCGGCTTCGCGGAGCGTGGTGGGCACATGTACCTGCCTCACCGTTATGTCCCCAACACGGTAGCCTACACCGGCACGCACGACAACAACACGACGCTTGGCTGGTGGCTCGATGATGCGTCCGAGACTGAGCGAAATAATGCGCAGGCATATCTTCAGCACATCAACCATCCGGCTGAGATCGTGTGGGCTGCCATCCGCGCTGCGGCTCGCTCGGTTGCGAACCTCTGCATCTTTCCGCTGCAGGATATCCTGCATCTCGGCAGCGAAGCCCGTATGAACACGCCCGCCGCTCCGATAGGGAACTGGGCATGGCGTTACGCTCCCAATGCGCTTCATCCCGACTTTGCCATTCAACTCGCAGCATTGATGGAGATGACCGACCGAGACGATTACGTGATGCCGAGGGAGAACCCGGCCGATTCCGGAAAGCCTACCGAGGAAGCTCATCTGCGCGTCGAGGCGGGAACGACGGTCTAG
- a CDS encoding 3-hydroxyacyl-CoA dehydrogenase NAD-binding domain-containing protein, giving the protein MQEAAHVLAIIGAGTAGRRFALACAAAGFDVILEDVMPANLRRAQDEYQSLQSRGKLTVALTVEEAVRRADIAIDFVPDELESKLEIFSLMDRMAPPRTIFCTPSEALSITDLASCVYRPDLCFALRGDLAGEGSVRILYPEKHSAEALSAVTSVFAALGRTPKTEPDPDVPMLMKNLVARP; this is encoded by the coding sequence GTGCAGGAGGCGGCCCACGTCCTCGCCATCATCGGCGCCGGAACGGCGGGCCGCCGCTTTGCACTCGCATGCGCGGCGGCAGGCTTCGATGTCATCCTTGAAGACGTCATGCCCGCCAATCTGCGGCGTGCTCAGGATGAGTACCAGTCGCTCCAATCCCGTGGCAAATTGACCGTTGCCCTTACCGTGGAAGAAGCGGTTCGCCGTGCCGACATCGCGATCGACTTCGTTCCCGATGAGCTGGAGTCTAAGCTTGAGATCTTCTCGCTGATGGACCGCATGGCTCCCCCTCGCACCATCTTCTGCACACCATCCGAAGCCCTCAGCATCACAGACCTCGCCTCCTGTGTCTACCGTCCTGACCTGTGCTTTGCGCTGCGGGGAGATCTTGCCGGTGAAGGCTCCGTCCGTATCCTGTATCCCGAGAAGCACAGCGCGGAGGCTCTCTCCGCGGTCACCTCAGTCTTTGCAGCGCTTGGCCGCACGCCTAAGACTGAACCCGATCCGGACGTGCCGATGTTGATGAAGAACCTCGTCGCTCGCCCCTAG
- a CDS encoding ABC transporter permease encodes MRRFLDIVQQVFEAIWANKLRSFLTMFGIAWGVASLLLLVGLGEGFRSGNQRGLAEFGTDVIMIFGGNIPSLPGQHSGLHPYKLTLGDLDAVRTQAPHVRNATAIINRGDLKQVSEYSSAGGPVMGILPNFADIRKLPIVQGRGLRQEDIAQHRLVVILGQKSNQLLFPGRPSIGNFITLNGYRLEVIGVADKIGRGNNNNDNQKVYIPLTTMMELFPIKGDNIPKDAISSIQYQPSTADQNELAKIEVHRIIGHRHGFNPLDPEAIEEWDTIKSSRSIGMIFTAMDVFLGGVGIVTLALGAVGIINIMLVTVSERTKEIGLRKALGATNRSIMTQFFLEGMVLTGTSGAIGIVAAAALMMGLTAIAGPGVQGFDPPRLVPWSAAMAVGALSIAGVIAGLYPARKAALLEPVEALRKD; translated from the coding sequence ATGCGCCGTTTTCTCGACATCGTCCAACAGGTCTTCGAGGCTATCTGGGCCAACAAGCTCCGCTCCTTCCTCACAATGTTCGGCATCGCCTGGGGAGTTGCATCGCTGCTGCTGCTCGTGGGGCTCGGAGAGGGCTTTCGCTCCGGCAACCAGCGCGGCCTGGCTGAGTTTGGCACCGACGTCATCATGATCTTTGGCGGCAACATCCCATCGCTGCCTGGCCAGCACTCTGGTCTTCACCCCTACAAGCTCACCCTGGGCGACCTCGACGCCGTCCGGACACAGGCCCCGCACGTCCGGAACGCCACGGCCATCATCAACCGGGGAGACCTCAAGCAGGTGAGTGAGTATTCGAGCGCGGGCGGTCCGGTCATGGGCATCCTGCCGAACTTCGCGGACATTCGCAAGCTCCCGATCGTGCAGGGACGCGGCCTTCGACAGGAAGATATCGCACAGCATCGTCTCGTCGTCATTCTTGGCCAGAAGAGCAACCAGCTTCTCTTTCCGGGTCGCCCGTCCATTGGAAATTTCATCACGCTCAACGGCTACCGACTTGAAGTCATAGGCGTCGCCGACAAGATAGGGCGCGGGAACAACAACAACGACAACCAGAAGGTCTACATCCCGTTGACCACCATGATGGAGCTCTTTCCCATCAAGGGCGACAACATCCCGAAAGACGCCATTTCGTCCATCCAGTACCAGCCCAGCACCGCCGACCAGAATGAGCTTGCCAAGATTGAGGTGCATCGCATCATCGGTCACCGGCACGGATTCAACCCGTTGGACCCCGAGGCCATCGAGGAGTGGGACACCATCAAGAGCTCCCGCTCGATCGGCATGATCTTTACTGCGATGGACGTATTCCTGGGCGGCGTGGGCATCGTCACGCTGGCGCTCGGCGCGGTCGGCATCATCAACATCATGCTTGTCACGGTCAGTGAGCGCACCAAGGAGATCGGTCTCCGCAAGGCGCTCGGCGCAACGAACCGTAGCATCATGACCCAGTTTTTTCTCGAAGGAATGGTACTCACCGGCACCAGCGGGGCGATCGGCATTGTGGCCGCCGCCGCGCTGATGATGGGGCTGACCGCGATCGCCGGTCCAGGCGTGCAGGGCTTCGATCCTCCCCGGCTTGTGCCATGGTCGGCCGCGATGGCCGTTGGCGCGCTCTCTATCGCAGGCGTGATTGCGGGCCTGTACCCCGCTCGCAAGGCAGCTCTGCTCGAACCCGTGGAAGCTCTCAGGAAGGACTAG
- a CDS encoding ABC transporter permease, which translates to MLKDVFGQAMEAMRHNGRRTVITIVGMAWGIATVVLLLAYGAGFGRAIETIFMQFGTNMIGVFPGRTSEQAGGSKAGVQVRLTLEDMERIQETIPGIIHTAPDVGKTVTVESDRRSENWNVDGITPELQSILKKEVSTGRLLTQADVDQRAHVVVIGSQAKTMLFSGMNAIGQPVRLNGISFEVVGVLAAKMQEGDDDINRGLFIPFSTMTDIKDTHYLDGIWMSYNGDHKTVENAIRKMLGESHGFRPSDRNAIYVANIMEQLAQFRIVSLGLQVLLLFIGALTLGIAGIGLMNIMLVSVQQRTREIGVEKALGARRRHILLQFLSEALVISGVGGFGGILLAYIVSFSVGRITFYSALATGGEAADIQLLISPHIVLVASITLIVVGTISGMVPAIQASKLDPIEALRYE; encoded by the coding sequence ATGCTCAAGGATGTATTCGGACAAGCGATGGAGGCGATGCGCCACAACGGCCGGCGCACGGTCATCACCATCGTCGGCATGGCCTGGGGCATTGCCACCGTGGTTCTGCTGCTCGCGTACGGCGCAGGCTTCGGTCGCGCCATTGAGACGATCTTCATGCAATTCGGCACGAACATGATCGGCGTATTCCCGGGACGTACCTCCGAGCAGGCCGGAGGCTCCAAGGCGGGTGTCCAGGTGCGACTCACCCTGGAAGATATGGAACGCATCCAGGAGACCATCCCCGGCATCATCCACACCGCGCCCGATGTCGGCAAAACCGTGACCGTCGAGAGTGATCGCCGCAGCGAGAACTGGAACGTGGATGGCATCACCCCCGAGCTTCAGTCCATCCTCAAGAAAGAGGTTTCGACCGGACGCCTCCTCACGCAGGCCGACGTCGATCAGCGTGCGCACGTCGTTGTGATCGGCTCCCAGGCCAAAACCATGCTCTTCTCGGGGATGAACGCCATCGGTCAGCCCGTTCGACTGAACGGAATCTCGTTTGAGGTCGTCGGTGTCCTTGCCGCCAAGATGCAGGAGGGCGACGACGACATCAACCGTGGCCTGTTCATCCCCTTCAGCACCATGACGGACATAAAGGACACGCACTATCTCGACGGTATCTGGATGAGCTACAACGGCGATCATAAGACCGTCGAAAACGCCATCCGAAAGATGCTTGGCGAGTCCCACGGCTTCCGCCCGTCGGACCGTAACGCCATCTACGTCGCTAACATCATGGAACAGCTCGCACAGTTCCGTATCGTGTCGCTGGGCCTGCAGGTTCTTCTACTCTTCATCGGAGCCCTGACGCTGGGCATCGCTGGTATTGGCCTGATGAACATCATGCTGGTCAGCGTGCAGCAGCGCACCCGCGAGATCGGCGTGGAGAAGGCACTCGGCGCGCGCCGCCGTCACATCCTGCTGCAATTCCTGTCGGAAGCGCTCGTCATCAGCGGCGTGGGCGGCTTCGGTGGCATTCTGCTGGCGTACATCGTCAGCTTCTCGGTGGGCCGCATCACGTTTTACAGCGCCCTCGCTACGGGTGGGGAAGCTGCGGATATTCAGCTTCTGATCTCGCCGCACATCGTGTTGGTCGCGTCGATTACGCTGATTGTCGTGGGTACGATCAGCGGCATGGTGCCCGCGATTCAAGCCTCGAAGCTCGATCCGATCGAAGCACTTCGATACGAATAA